In Nerophis lumbriciformis linkage group LG14, RoL_Nlum_v2.1, whole genome shotgun sequence, a single genomic region encodes these proteins:
- the lg14h1orf52 gene encoding UPF0690 protein C1orf52 homolog, whose product MMTEDKKTGSLGFFSSYDDLSDSSDSDEEAKGGQGERSQKPEKDAQGSEPDSSRSGSKRAAGGSVLPKPDELFSSVSKPTFLYNPLNKEIDWDSLTVKAPEEAPKEFKPWVTNAVPPPQTYTAAEPEKKKGPPPGMDMAIKWSNVYEDNGEDAPKAHAGKAKFLPPEEQLIDSDDESKTSAVSIKTRRVESFQQKEKRKRDLGQATSDKNFVEEEKRILRQKIE is encoded by the exons ATGATGACTGAAGACAAAAAGACCGGCTCTTTAGGTTTCTTTTCGAGCTACGACGATTTGAGCGACAGCAGCGATTCAGACGAAGAGGCGAAGGGCGGCCAGGGAGAGCGGAGCCAGAAGCCGGAGAAAGACGCTCAGGGAAGCGAACCTGACTCTTCCCGGTCAGGGAGCAAACGGGCTGCCGGTGGAAGTGTTCTACCGAAGCCAGATGAGCTCTTCAGCTCCGTGTCCAAACCGACTTTCCTGTACAATCCTCTGAACAAGGAGATAGACTGGGATAGCCTGACAGTTAAAGCACCCGAAGAG GCTCCCAAGGAGTTTAAGCCATGGGTCACAAATGCTGTGCCACCTCCCCAAACGTATACAGCAGCAGAGCCTGAGAAGAAGAAGGGCCCCCCTCCTGGCATGGACATGGCTATAAAGTGGTCCAATGTGTATGAGGACAATGGCGAGGATGCACCAAAGGCTCACGCAGGCAAAGCCAAGTTCCTCCCTCCTGAGGAGCAGCTTATTGACTCAG ATGATGAGTCCAAGACGTCTGCTGTGTCCATCAAAACACGTCGAGTGGAGAGCTTTCAACAGAAGGAgaagaggaagagagacttaggaCAAGCCACCTCTGACAAGAATTTTGTAGAAGAGGAGAAAAGGATCCTCAGACAGAAGATTGAGTGA